From Oryza sativa Japonica Group chromosome 4, ASM3414082v1, one genomic window encodes:
- the LOC4335688 gene encoding glycerophosphodiester phosphodiesterase GDPD2 has product MAQPKAASAAAQLSLAASACIAGAEAAAMVGREGAPAMVAAAAAAAMVVIGHRGKGMNALGSADPRLREVKENSLRSFHAAARVAGVSYVEFDVQVTKDGYPVIFHDDFIFTEQDGEICGRRVTDLRLDEFLSYGPQKDQSKAGKPLFRKLNDGRVLRWDVQSDDALCTLQEALDGVDRRVGFNVELKFDDDVVYREMELTGILQAILKVVFEHAKERPIFFSSFQPDAARIMRKLQDRYPVYFLTKGGTQVFADERRNSLEAAVKLCVAGSLRGIVSEARAVLRQPSAIGRIKEAGLSLLTYGQLNNVPKAVYLQQLMGVDGVIVDLVAEIAAAVSEFAAAAAAAVPVPERDSSSSYMDGGGDVGLLEMTSPAARTTASFSRREDVSFLLRLTPELVQ; this is encoded by the exons ATGGCGCAGCCcaaggccgcctccgccgccgcgcagctcagcctcgccgcctccgcctgcaTCGCCG gagcggaggcggcggcgatggtgggtagggagggggcgccggcgatggtggcggcggcggcggcggcggcgatggtggtgatCGGGCACCGGGGGAAGGGGATGAACGCGCTGGGGTCGGCGGACCCGCGGCTGAGGGAGGTGAAGGAAAACTCGCTCCGCTccttccacgccgccgcccgcgtcgccggcgtctCCTACGTCGAGTTCGACGTCCAG GTGACCAAGGATGGGTACCCGGTCATCTTCCACGACGACTTCATCTTCACCGAACAAGAC GGCGAAATATGCGGGAGACGAGTGACCGATCTTCGCTTGGACGAGTTCCTCTCTTATGGTCCCCAAAAGGATCAAAGCAAG GCTGGGAAGCCATTGTTCAGGAAGCTGAACGACGGCAGGGTGCTGAGATGGGACGTGCAGTCGGACGACGCGCTCTGCACGCTGCAGGAGGCGTTGGACGGCGTCGACCGCCGCGTCGGGTTCAACGTCGAGCTCAAgttcgacgacgacgtcgtgtACCGGGAGATGGAGCTCACCGGCATCCTTCAGGCCATTCTCAAG GTCGTCTTTGAGCATGCCAAGGAGAGGCCAATCTTCTTCTCCAGCTTCCAGCCCGACGCCGCGCGAATTATGCGCAAACTGCAAGATAGATACCCT GTGTACTTCCTGACGAAAGGAGGGACGCAGGTGTTCGCCGACGAGAGGCGGAACTCGCTGGAGGCTGCCGTGAAGCTGTGCGTCGCCGGCAGCCTGCGGGGGATCGTGTCGGAGGCGCGGGCGGTGCTCCGGCAGCCGTCGGCGATCGGCCGGATCAAGGAGgccggcctctccctcctcacctACGGCCAGCTCAA CAACGTGCCGAAGGCGGTGTACTTGCAGCAGCTGATGGGGGTGGACGGCGTGATCGTCGACCTGGTGGCGGAGATCGCCGCGGCCGTGTCcgagttcgccgccgccgccgccgcggcggtgccggtgccggagcgtgattcttcttcttcttacaTGGACGGTGGTGGAGATGTGGGGTTGCTGGAGatgacgtcgccggcggcgaggacgacggcgagcttCTCTCGGCGGGAGGACGTCTCGTTCTTGCTGAGGCTCACACCCGAGCTTGTGCAGTAG